In Glycine max cultivar Williams 82 chromosome 15, Glycine_max_v4.0, whole genome shotgun sequence, the DNA window TGATTAATGCCTCCAACTGCCTAACTGTCATACGGTATGCAACCCTACTCCCAGGATTTGTATCACCTCTACGGAGAGCAACATAAGAGTCTACCAATAGTTTTCTGGCATCGGGCGAGAGCTGCATTAATCGGgctaaataaataagaaagaagcTCAAGGGCAAAAATTATCCTCATTTAGGAAAGCACTTCATCCAAAAGAGTCATTAACCTTTGGTTTAAGAGTTTTTGCATAAGCTATATAACGCTTCAGTTCTGCTGTAGTGAATGCTGGAGCCAGAGCACCTTCACGCTTTTGATGAACTCTCACAATATGATGAGCTATGTGGTAGTCTGTCTGATCGTCTGGGTCGTCAATCATAACATATACGAGATCAAACCTTGAAAGTATAGCTGGTGGAAGGGCCACATTGtactgaaaaaagaaaaggaaaaaaaagcaaTTAGGCCAAGTTGTACTAAATGGCAAGGTAATCCATAACCAGGTAACAGAACATTTTACCTTAAGTGGTTTAGATTTATCATAGCGTCCCCCAGCAGGATTGGCAGCAGCAAGAATGGAAGTACGAGCATTAAGTGTTGCTTGTATTCCTGCTTTTGTGATACTAATAGTCTGCTGTTCCATTGCCTCATGAATTGCAACCTACAATCCCATCAAATATGAGATACCAGCCAATCCATATCATTGGATGTACtacaggtaaaaaaaatatgcctCTTACCTGATCTCTGATGTCCATCTTGTCAAATTCATCAATGCAGCAAATGCCATTGTCTGCAAGCATCAAAGCACCAGCCTGAAAACAAGATTTTACCATATAAAAAACCGGTAGACATGTAAATATTACGCAAATCAGACAATTATGATTATGCAGCACCCAAACATATTAAATCCTCCTTTCTGTCCTACTCAATACTTACTCATACAGTATCTTCTAGTCGTGTTTCATAAATAGTTATGCTACACTGTATGAGTTGTTAAATGCAAAATTCTTGTTTCATAAATAGTTTCTATGCTACTCTATGCATGAGTTGTTAAATGCAAAATCCTCATTGCAACATAACACTATTTGGCATGACTATAACTCACAATCCAAGATGGGTAGACAAATGCAGCACATATTGATGTGAAATAGAGGAGTAAAATACATGCTCTAATTTAGTTCTGTGTGTatgtaacattttattatttcttgatTCATTTTGTCCAGGGAGTAATTTCAAGCTAAAGCAGTTTCTAGTACTGCTAATTGCTTTAACAAGTAACAGGGATGAATAGTTGCACTAGTAAAGTATCTCAAACTAGGAAATGTAAcacattttaacattttaaattcaCTAAAACATAAACATGTCACAATAAAACCAAgataaccaaaaataaaaagcttgcaAATTGTCAGGAGCTTGGAATAATACAGATGCCTTGATTGAGAGTGCAACTAATTTTTATACAAGTACAAAAGAGACAGACTATTGACCTCAATACAAAACTCCCCAGTTTCTGGTTCCTTGGCAACGGTTGCAGTCAAGCCAGCAGCAGATGATGATTTTCCAGATGTATACACAGATCTTGGAACTATGCCTGAAGTATACCTGCAACGATAAACTAGCATAATTAACCATTCAATGTGCATAAACCAGTATAAAGTAaccaacaaaaggaaaaagaggagtACTTAAGAAATTGAGATTTTGCACAGCTGGGATCTCCAACAACACAAACGTTTATGTCTCCTCTGAGGTTGATGCCTTCATGAGTAAATTTGTGCACACCACCCAAAAGCATAAGAAGGATAGCTCTCTTTATATCTGGATGACCAAAAACAGTTGGAGCAATGCTTTCAACAAGTTTGGTGAAAAAATCTGGTGTGCTCCTCATCCGTTTAATTTCTTCCAGTTCCTGATCCTGTCAAATCACCCAGGCAAATAAATATGGGGTTAATTATCCTTTTCAAATATATGGTGGAAAACTAACCAAGAGCACTATGTGGAGTggagaaaaatgataaaatcaagAACTACAGCAGACattgaaaagaaaagtaaatgaaCCAAAAAATCCAACCAGTTTTGCATATTGAACATACATTGATAAATATTGGGGAAAGATATGCAGAATAGCAATCAACCTAAAatgtttaaattgattaaatcaAATGGAAACCACATGTGATGCTCAGTTAATGATTAAAGCAAAACTACTGCTCTTCACATCAAGATAAATATTCAACATGCTTCATAATAGAGTTAACACCAGTCACAAAACCTGGCAATATAGAATCTAAACCAAATGAATGACGTTATAGTGGATATAGATGGAGTGCACCATGAAACTTACAGTAAACTGTTGATTGTCTTCATCAACATCCTTCTTTCTATTCCTGATGTCTATTTCTCTTCTACCATCACAAATCTGAAAGAAATCATTCAAAAACCACATCtattacaaaatcaatatcacaTCACATGAACATGCCATTAACGAGATACAAATAACCAACCTGAGCAGAGTTGGCAATAAAAGCTAGACGATAGTTGAGGTCTCTGACTCCTAGAGCCTTAAGACCACTCACACCTTCATTTCCAGCTGTAGAACCCTTGCGTTGAGAAGCATCACGGCGGCACTCTGATCTCTCTCCCGGAGATGCCAATGCCATTATGTCAGGTATAACAACTACAGTACCAGTGAAAATCACCCTACAGATAGATAGAATGTGATTGGTTATTCTGATCTTCAAATTCTGACAATCAAAAGAGCCACTATAATTTGACCAGTTCAAGGTAATTTGGGGCAAGAGAAGTCTCACGTGTCACCAGCTCTGGCATGTTCCACAATCTCATGACGAAGAATAATGTCCAATGACCTAGGAAGAGAGCCTGCAGGTATCTCTTTGGACGTCTCCTGCATTCTGACCCTCTGCCAATCAGCAAATTTGCTCTCTTGGCGCAGCAGTACCCACCTTGTTCGATTGCTACAGGTCGCATTTGCGCAGATTGTTGGCTGCAGTGTTGTATAACATCAGGATGGGAATAGTAAAATAGAAACCAAAATACACAGTAAATGGCAACTAACAATGAATTATAATGAAGTCCAAACTCCAAACATAAACATAACATGATAATGATCAAACATGACAAGAATCAAAACTTGAACATAATATTCATCTTTTAACCACCTCAGTATACTTGAATTGCTGTTCAACATTCTTTATAACACCACCGCATTCCAGGCACTTGAAAGTCCCATGGAGAAGTTCAGGTCGAACCTCACTCGTCCTCGTCACCACTCCTGTCACAGACACAAGCCTTCCGATCTCTGATGTACCCAATTCCCTTAACCTGCAAGAAAGTAAATTTGTCAGCAAACCAATTGCCCATGATTAATTCCACTTAGAATTTACTCATAGC includes these proteins:
- the LOC100787290 gene encoding DNA replication licensing factor MCM6 isoform X1 encodes the protein MEAYGGFMVDEKAVRVENAFLDFLKSFKSSSQRNELYYEAEIELMKSNESNTMFIDFDHVIRFSDLLQQTISDEYLRFEPYLKNACKRFVMDLKPSLVSDDSPDKDINIAFYNMPIVKRLRELGTSEIGRLVSVTGVVTRTSEVRPELLHGTFKCLECGGVIKNVEQQFKYTEPTICANATCSNRTRWVLLRQESKFADWQRVRMQETSKEIPAGSLPRSLDIILRHEIVEHARAGDTVIFTGTVVVIPDIMALASPGERSECRRDASQRKGSTAGNEGVSGLKALGVRDLNYRLAFIANSAQICDGRREIDIRNRKKDVDEDNQQFTDQELEEIKRMRSTPDFFTKLVESIAPTVFGHPDIKRAILLMLLGGVHKFTHEGINLRGDINVCVVGDPSCAKSQFLKYTSGIVPRSVYTSGKSSSAAGLTATVAKEPETGEFCIEAGALMLADNGICCIDEFDKMDIRDQVAIHEAMEQQTISITKAGIQATLNARTSILAAANPAGGRYDKSKPLKYNVALPPAILSRFDLVYVMIDDPDDQTDYHIAHHIVRVHQKREGALAPAFTTAELKRYIAYAKTLKPKLSPDARKLLVDSYVALRRGDTNPGSRVAYRMTVRQLEALIRLSEAIARCHLDNEVQPRHVRLAVKLLKTSIISVESSEIDLSEFQEQNHDDGAGGGNENDNNRDANYQEGNDTAQQAAGNGNDQVGNDAAQQATGNNGNPADGSKPQVRKLIMSDEYYQRVTSALIMRLRQHEEAVVQGDGLSGMRQKDLIQWYVDQQNERNNYSSMDEVQAEISKIKAIIESLIRREGHLIVVDNGEAAAAAAEPPGAPRNYRILAVAPNYVID
- the LOC100787290 gene encoding DNA replication licensing factor MCM6 isoform X2; protein product: MEAYGGFMVDEKAVRVENAFLDFLKSFKSSSQRNELYYEAEIELMKSNESNTMFIDFDHVIRFSDLLQQTISDEYLRFEPYLKNACKRFVMDLKPSLVSDDSPDKDINIAFYNMPIVKRLRELGTSEIGRLVSVTGVVTRTSEVRPELLHGTFKCLECGGVIKNVEQQFKYTEPTICANATCSNRTRWVLLRQESKFADWQRVRMQETSKEIPAGSLPRSLDIILRHEIVEHARAGDTVIFTGTVVVIPDIMALASPGERSECRRDASQRKGSTAGNEGVSGLKALGVRDLNYRLAFIANSAQICDGRREIDIRNRKKDVDEDNQQFTDQELEEIKRMRSTPDFFTKLVESIAPTVFGHPDIKRAILLMLLGGVHKFTHEGINLRGDINVCVVGDPSCAKSQFLKYTSGIVPRSVYTSGKSSSAAGLTATVAKEPETGEFCIEAGALMLADNGICCIDEFDKMDIRDQVAIHEAMEQQTISITKAGIQATLNARTSILAAANPAGGRYDKSKPLKYNVALPPAILSRFDLVYVMIDDPDDQTDYHIAHHIVRVHQKREGALAPAFTTAELKRYIAYAKTLKPKLSPDARKLLVDSYVALRRGDTNPGSRVAYRMTVRQLEALIRLSEAIARCHLDNEVQPRHVRLAVKLLKTSIISVESSEIDLSEFQEQNHDDGAGGGNENDNNRDANYQEGNDTAQQAAGNGNDQVGNDAAQQATGNNDGSKPQVRKLIMSDEYYQRVTSALIMRLRQHEEAVVQGDGLSGMRQKDLIQWYVDQQNERNNYSSMDEVQAEISKIKAIIESLIRREGHLIVVDNGEAAAAAAEPPGAPRNYRILAVAPNYVID